The nucleotide window TGCCTTACCCATTATATTTTCTTTATCACGGACCTTCCGAGTTTCAGACAAAAAAGACCCGTTGTGCCAGGGGACCGGGATTATTAATTTTCAGCGGGTTTTACGGTCTTTTAAGGTTCTTGAATAACAGTAGCAAGAAAAATTTTTTTTGTCAAGAAAAAAATTAACAGATTGCCTCTCTTATTGCCTTCAGGAGGGGTTTCACCTCTGAGTCCCTTATCGTCCTTGCATCAATGACAACGGTGCCTGCCCTTATCCTTGTAATTACTGCAACAGCACCCCTCCTCAGCCGCTGCTCTACAGCCGGGGCTGTCATTCCCTTTACCTTGAGTGTTACAACATATGTCGGCAGACTTACCCCTGGCAGGGAACCACCTCCGGCCTGAGACTCATCCCTTTCAATGGAGACCTGTGCATTTTTTACATCCCGTTTTATCAACAACTGAATCTTTTTGGCGCGTCTCCTTATCACATCATCTCCCTGCAGCAGGGACTTCAGTACAGGTATTCTCTCCCTTGCCTTTTCAGGGTCAGCATGAATGAGTAATGTTGCCTCCAGTGCAGCAAGGGTAAGTTTATCTATGCGAAGAGCCCTTGCAAGTGGATGCCTGGATATCTGCTCTATCAGGTCCTTCCTGCCGACAATTATTCCGGCCTGTGGTCCCCCAAGGAGTTTGTCGCCGCTGAACGTTACAATGTCCACCCCCTTACTGACCACCTCATGAACAACGGGTTCGTCATGTATGCCATAGGGTCTCAGGTCGGTAAAGCATCCGCTGCCGAGGTCGAACATAACAGTTACTCCCATTCTTTTGCCAATCCCGACAAGCTCTCCAATTGACACATCTTCTGTAAAACCGATCACTTTATAGTTGGACTGATGAACCTTGAGAAGCAGTGCGGTCTGCTCGTCAACAGCTCCTTCATAGTCCCCTGAATTTGTCCTGTTTGTGGTCCCAACCTCCTTCAGGAGCGCCCCGCTCTGCAGCATGACATCAGGAATCCTGAAGGCCCCTCCAATCTCGATAAGCTCACCCCTTGAGACTACAACCTCCCTGCCCCTTGCAACTGCGCTGAGGCAGAGCAGCACGGCCGCAGCATTATTGTTAACAACAACAGCATCTTCGGCACCTGTGATGTCCTTCAGTATCCACCTGACATGGTCATACCTCTCTCCCCTCCTGCCCTCCTCGAGGTTATATTCAAGATTGGAATATCCCGCGGCAACATCCATGACATTGTTCAAAACCTCAGGGGGCAGGGGTGCCCGGCCAAGGTTGGTGTGTATTACCACCCCTGTTGCATTTATGACCGGCTTTAGCCTGCGCTCTACAAGTTTCTCTATCTTTATCTCG belongs to Nitrospirota bacterium and includes:
- the selA gene encoding L-seryl-tRNA(Sec) selenium transferase, producing MEQKELLRKIPSVDEVMKSPHGLKWLKSYPRRYILRAIREIIAFKRGEILEGFTPDVSLNAIAGDIEIKIEKLVERRLKPVINATGVVIHTNLGRAPLPPEVLNNVMDVAAGYSNLEYNLEEGRRGERYDHVRWILKDITGAEDAVVVNNNAAAVLLCLSAVARGREVVVSRGELIEIGGAFRIPDVMLQSGALLKEVGTTNRTNSGDYEGAVDEQTALLLKVHQSNYKVIGFTEDVSIGELVGIGKRMGVTVMFDLGSGCFTDLRPYGIHDEPVVHEVVSKGVDIVTFSGDKLLGGPQAGIIVGRKDLIEQISRHPLARALRIDKLTLAALEATLLIHADPEKARERIPVLKSLLQGDDVIRRRAKKIQLLIKRDVKNAQVSIERDESQAGGGSLPGVSLPTYVVTLKVKGMTAPAVEQRLRRGAVAVITRIRAGTVVIDARTIRDSEVKPLLKAIREAIC